A DNA window from Methanococcus voltae PS contains the following coding sequences:
- a CDS encoding YcaO-related McrA-glycine thioamidation protein — translation MEKVEPILKRIGVTRTARIDGLDRIGIPVYSSIRPEAKEGAISVYAGKGATETQAKVSSSMEAIERYCAEQDEHTLLKSTNNPKNPLELSELIIPNLNMLITPKLNNNPKTDADNDKDNTDKDNKHKNKENKENKDNNTNMDNGKLDDNYSLNNSNLNLSAVEWVEGYDITNDEYVDVPANSVFHPYEANTGKWLFRSNTNGLASGNSYEEAVFHGILEVVERDAWSISELSRNTYRKINLQNAKNPLIHEMLLKFRKAKINVIIKDLTSEVGIPTVACISDEDVLKDPALLCMGVGCHLDPEIAVIRALTEVAQSRATQIHGAREDTVRADLIRKVEYDRMKRIQRRWFNHKEEIDIAEIKNCASYDLKTDIETVKTMLKDNGFDKIVVLNLNKATVDDVNVVRVIIPKMEVYAVDDARISKDVKERIKTNLLGTRKII, via the coding sequence ATGGAAAAGGTAGAACCAATCTTAAAAAGAATTGGTGTGACTAGAACAGCTAGGATTGACGGTCTTGACCGTATTGGCATACCTGTTTATTCTTCAATACGTCCAGAAGCTAAAGAAGGGGCTATAAGCGTATATGCGGGTAAGGGAGCAACAGAAACACAAGCAAAAGTTTCTTCGTCAATGGAAGCAATAGAGAGATATTGTGCTGAACAAGACGAACATACGCTTTTAAAATCAACTAATAATCCAAAAAATCCATTGGAATTAAGTGAATTAATAATACCAAATTTAAATATGTTGATAACCCCTAAATTGAACAATAATCCAAAAACTGATGCAGATAACGATAAGGATAATACTGATAAGGATAATAAACATAAAAATAAAGAAAATAAAGAAAATAAAGATAATAATACGAATATGGATAATGGTAAGTTAGATGATAATTATAGTTTAAATAATTCGAATTTAAATCTTTCAGCGGTTGAATGGGTTGAAGGTTACGATATAACAAACGATGAGTACGTAGACGTACCCGCAAACAGTGTATTTCACCCTTATGAGGCAAATACTGGCAAATGGTTATTTAGAAGTAATACAAATGGTTTAGCGTCCGGTAATTCTTACGAAGAAGCAGTCTTTCACGGAATACTGGAAGTAGTAGAGCGTGACGCGTGGAGTATTTCTGAATTATCAAGAAATACATACAGGAAAATAAATTTACAAAATGCAAAAAACCCCCTTATACACGAAATGCTATTAAAATTTAGAAAAGCAAAAATAAACGTCATAATCAAAGACTTAACAAGTGAAGTAGGCATACCTACAGTTGCGTGCATAAGTGATGAAGACGTGCTTAAAGACCCTGCACTTTTATGTATGGGTGTAGGTTGCCATTTAGACCCTGAAATAGCAGTTATAAGAGCATTAACTGAAGTGGCACAAAGTAGAGCAACTCAAATTCACGGGGCTAGGGAGGACACTGTAAGGGCAGACTTAATCCGTAAGGTAGAATACGACAGAATGAAGAGAATTCAAAGAAGATGGTTTAATCATAAAGAAGAAATAGATATCGCAGAAATAAAGAATTGTGCAAGCTATGACTTAAAAACAGATATCGAAACTGTAAAAACTATGTTAAAAGATAATGGATTCGATAAAATCGTTGTATTAAATTTAAATAAGGCTACCGTGGATGATGTAAACGTGGTACGAGTAATTATCCCAAAAATGGAAGTCTACGCCGTAGATGACGCTAGAATCTCCAAAGATGTAAAAGAAAGAATTAAAACTAATTTACTCGGTACTAGAAAAATTATCTAG
- a CDS encoding DUF167 domain-containing protein, with amino-acid sequence MNNSPKETKSKSNLLDEVVKEAVDGTYINIDVTTNARTNEIGKINEWRKRLEIRIKQQPIEGKANKAIIKFIKSELNLKTDVEIATGSTNSQKTLFFRDLDKNTVLSKLKLL; translated from the coding sequence ATGAATAATTCACCAAAAGAAACTAAATCCAAATCCAATTTATTGGATGAAGTAGTAAAAGAAGCCGTTGACGGCACTTATATAAATATAGACGTTACTACAAATGCGCGGACTAACGAAATCGGAAAAATAAACGAATGGCGTAAAAGGTTAGAAATACGTATAAAACAACAACCTATTGAAGGTAAGGCAAATAAAGCTATTATTAAGTTTATAAAATCAGAGTTAAATTTAAAAACAGACGTGGAAATAGCCACTGGCTCCACAAATAGTCAAAAGACATTATTTTTTAGAGATTTGGATAAAAATACTGTTTTATCTAAATTAAAACTATTATAA
- the lysA gene encoding diaminopimelate decarboxylase, which translates to MISKKDGILHIDGYKIEEIAKEYGTPLYIMSETQIKSNFDKYTQSFDRYTKETGKEVIFSFAYKANTNLAITTLLNKIGCGADVVSGGELYIAKLSKVPSSKIVFNGNCKLVEEIKMGIEADIRAFNVDGISDLILINETAKEMGKIANVAFRVNPNVDPKTHPKISTGLKKNKFGLDIEDGTALKAIKMAEEMENVKFVGIHCHIGSQLTQIDPFVEEAHKLMEFIVTLKEEGIEVRDLNIGGGLGIPYDKNTEIPVQADLAKAVIDTIVSYSDKIELPNLIVEPGRSIVGTAGVLVGKTIHRKETKVANWIMIDAGMNDMMRPAIYEAYHEITPCTIRDGTEEVLNIAGGLCESSDVFGKDRTIPTIKVGDYVAVLDVGAYGISMANNYNSRGKPAMVLTNEKEINLIRERESLADLIAKDIVPNHLL; encoded by the coding sequence ATGATATCCAAAAAGGATGGTATATTACACATCGATGGCTATAAAATCGAAGAAATAGCAAAAGAATACGGCACTCCTTTGTACATAATGAGTGAAACTCAAATAAAAAGTAATTTTGATAAATATACTCAATCATTCGATAGGTACACCAAAGAAACAGGAAAAGAAGTAATATTTTCATTTGCATACAAAGCAAATACAAATCTTGCAATAACAACACTTTTAAACAAAATAGGCTGTGGGGCTGACGTAGTAAGCGGTGGAGAGCTCTACATTGCTAAATTATCAAAAGTGCCTTCAAGTAAAATAGTATTTAATGGAAACTGTAAATTAGTTGAAGAAATAAAAATGGGTATAGAAGCAGACATTAGAGCTTTTAACGTAGATGGTATAAGCGATTTAATCCTTATAAACGAAACTGCAAAGGAAATGGGAAAAATAGCAAACGTAGCGTTTAGAGTAAATCCAAACGTTGACCCTAAAACCCACCCTAAAATTTCAACAGGTTTGAAGAAAAATAAATTTGGATTGGATATAGAAGATGGAACAGCTTTAAAAGCCATAAAAATGGCTGAAGAAATGGAAAACGTAAAATTTGTAGGAATCCACTGTCACATTGGTTCACAATTAACTCAAATTGACCCATTCGTTGAAGAAGCACACAAATTAATGGAATTCATTGTTACTTTAAAAGAAGAGGGCATAGAAGTAAGAGACCTCAACATCGGTGGCGGTTTAGGTATCCCATACGATAAAAATACAGAAATTCCAGTTCAAGCTGACCTCGCAAAAGCTGTAATTGACACAATCGTAAGTTACAGCGATAAAATAGAACTTCCAAACTTAATCGTAGAGCCAGGTAGAAGTATCGTAGGAACTGCGGGCGTTTTAGTTGGAAAAACAATCCACAGAAAAGAAACAAAAGTAGCTAATTGGATAATGATTGACGCAGGTATGAATGATATGATGAGACCAGCAATCTACGAGGCATACCACGAAATAACACCTTGTACAATCAGAGATGGAACCGAGGAAGTTTTAAATATTGCAGGTGGTTTATGCGAAAGTTCAGACGTTTTTGGAAAAGACAGAACTATTCCAACAATAAAAGTTGGAGATTACGTCGCAGTACTTGATGTAGGGGCTTACGGTATAAGTATGGCAAATAATTACAATTCAAGGGGAAAACCAGCTATGGTTTTGACCAATGAAAAAGAAATTAACTTAATACGTGAAAGAGAATCTTTAGCAGATTTAATTGCAAAAGATATCGTACCAAATCACTTATTATAA
- a CDS encoding MarR family transcriptional regulator, producing the protein MVSQDKILTEFYKNDGILSTNDLKELVGVSKHETLRNVSKSMNTLISKKIVGKVRGPKNTSIYFLIAPYEFIMDEYEKSKLLEDFCMNIVRKVALEYDNCKTFEKNGTIILKYGNSYQIRNYLKILKLIMDYFNKPINYILHDNYLLVTKNLHVEIDVFNVESLISEMDKTLEKNKKGLNLLNTEVKYTFTRKKSYEE; encoded by the coding sequence ATGGTTTCTCAAGATAAAATATTAACTGAATTCTATAAAAACGACGGTATTCTGTCTACTAACGATTTAAAAGAATTAGTAGGCGTTTCAAAACATGAAACGCTTAGAAACGTTTCAAAATCTATGAATACCCTGATATCTAAAAAAATTGTTGGAAAAGTTAGAGGTCCAAAAAATACCTCAATATACTTTTTAATAGCTCCTTACGAGTTTATCATGGATGAATACGAAAAAAGTAAATTATTAGAAGATTTCTGTATGAATATAGTTCGAAAAGTTGCTTTGGAATATGATAATTGTAAAACTTTTGAAAAAAATGGAACCATTATTTTAAAATATGGTAATTCGTATCAAATAAGAAATTATTTAAAAATTCTAAAATTGATTATGGATTACTTTAACAAGCCTATTAACTACATACTTCATGATAATTACCTATTAGTTACCAAAAATTTACACGTTGAAATTGATGTTTTCAATGTAGAATCGTTAATTTCTGAAATGGATAAAACACTTGAAAAAAATAAAAAAGGATTAAATTTACTTAATACGGAAGTAAAATATACATTTACTCGTAAAAAATCATACGAAGAATAA
- a CDS encoding DUF1786 domain-containing protein, with protein sequence MDIFCIDIGNGTQDIIYYNDEKNIENAVKLILPSPTQILGSTISKIKENLRIDGEIMGGGAVSYYILKKIKQGYTVEISEDCAQTIRDDLDQVRAKGIIIKDKIENPNVILKDLDFKMYKSVFNTINTDFEPDYVCVACQDHGFVKGQSDRVTRFKYFKEKLGETRNPYDFYFEKKTGYFTRFNAILNSLNSEGYKGFAMDSKIASVCGIMNYATEQKIDEYIGLDIGNGHTLGVSIKNNLIYGLYEHHTNMLTREKLLEYNEKLKSCTLTNEEVFNDMGHGACPLEPINLSKTYIAGPNRRIFKDYGEYAYSGGDVMITGCIGLLDTLNHKLNIK encoded by the coding sequence ATGGATATTTTTTGCATCGATATTGGAAACGGCACCCAAGATATAATATATTACAATGATGAAAAGAACATCGAAAATGCCGTAAAATTAATATTACCCTCCCCTACTCAAATATTGGGCAGTACTATTTCTAAAATTAAGGAAAATTTAAGAATAGACGGCGAAATAATGGGCGGTGGAGCTGTAAGCTACTATATTTTAAAGAAAATAAAACAAGGCTACACTGTAGAGATATCTGAAGACTGTGCACAGACCATAAGGGATGATTTAGACCAAGTTAGGGCAAAAGGAATTATTATTAAGGATAAAATAGAAAACCCGAACGTAATTTTAAAGGATTTGGATTTTAAAATGTATAAAAGTGTATTTAATACTATAAATACCGATTTCGAACCTGATTATGTATGTGTAGCTTGCCAAGACCACGGTTTTGTAAAAGGACAAAGTGATAGGGTAACACGGTTTAAATACTTTAAAGAAAAACTCGGAGAAACAAGAAATCCCTACGATTTTTATTTTGAGAAAAAAACAGGTTATTTTACCAGATTTAACGCTATTTTAAACTCATTAAACAGCGAAGGTTACAAAGGTTTTGCAATGGATAGCAAAATAGCATCTGTATGTGGAATTATGAATTATGCAACTGAGCAAAAAATAGACGAATATATTGGATTGGACATTGGAAATGGTCACACTTTGGGCGTTTCAATTAAAAATAATCTTATTTACGGGTTGTATGAACATCATACTAATATGTTGACTAGGGAAAAACTATTGGAGTATAATGAAAAACTTAAAAGTTGTACCTTAACAAATGAAGAAGTTTTTAACGATATGGGACATGGAGCTTGTCCTTTAGAACCAATAAACCTATCTAAAACTTATATCGCAGGACCTAATAGGCGTATTTTCAAAGATTATGGAGAATATGCTTATTCAGGCGGTGATGTAATGATTACTGGCTGTATAGGTCTTTTAGATACTTTAAATCATAAATTAAATATAAAATAG
- a CDS encoding tRNA(Ile)(2)-agmatinylcytidine synthase — MYIGIDDTDSREKYCTTYVGTLIVEELLKLGYILEEPRLIRMNPMVKYKTRGNGGVCLKIIGKKEAENESKTESQKEQNSEKTIIKSPKPTKSIRSIKSQLYPEINEESYKLSKSEYLEVKTLVTSLVEKYTDFHCSTTNPGIVLINSKLTRQKKAILKNYYNRVLIEIVTLDEAEEIIKKVGAEYVKYKKGLGIIGSLGSISSYFAENQTYTYELLAYREKDKWGTERYVLDSSVVEMDKLTYPYTFNNVDNNKNIIAPNTKCPVLYGVRGVSKEIVLKAKDIIECENIDKFMIFRTNQGTDQHLRLMNIADAKENTGAILSGCVTQEFKEISGGHVLIELSDNTGSINCMAYEPTKKFRHIIRELAIGDLITVYGTIREEPYQLNIEKINVVKLNNIYEKVKKCECGGTLKSKGISSGYKCNKCGKRLKYDEIPKIQVVRNLREGFYEVPPSARRHLSMPLSLINYLPNKLR, encoded by the coding sequence ATGTATATCGGAATTGATGATACGGACAGTAGAGAGAAGTACTGTACAACATATGTGGGTACTTTAATTGTAGAAGAGCTACTTAAATTGGGTTATATACTTGAAGAACCTCGTTTAATAAGAATGAACCCCATGGTAAAATATAAAACCCGTGGAAATGGGGGAGTTTGCCTTAAAATCATCGGCAAAAAGGAAGCTGAAAACGAATCTAAAACGGAATCTCAAAAAGAACAAAATTCGGAAAAAACAATTATTAAATCTCCAAAACCTACTAAATCCATTAGGTCTATTAAATCACAATTATATCCTGAAATAAATGAGGAAAGTTACAAATTGTCAAAATCCGAATATTTAGAAGTGAAAACACTAGTTACAAGTCTTGTTGAAAAATACACCGATTTTCATTGTTCAACCACAAATCCAGGAATTGTGTTAATAAATTCAAAATTAACAAGGCAGAAAAAGGCAATTTTAAAAAATTACTACAATAGGGTACTTATTGAAATTGTAACTTTGGATGAAGCAGAAGAAATTATAAAAAAGGTTGGCGCCGAATACGTGAAATATAAAAAAGGGCTCGGTATTATCGGTTCTTTGGGTTCAATATCTTCATATTTCGCAGAAAATCAAACATATACATACGAACTTTTGGCATATCGAGAAAAGGATAAATGGGGTACTGAACGTTATGTACTCGATAGTTCAGTTGTAGAAATGGATAAGCTCACATATCCCTATACTTTTAATAACGTAGACAATAACAAAAATATCATAGCTCCAAATACAAAATGCCCTGTTTTATATGGCGTACGTGGAGTTTCAAAGGAAATAGTTTTAAAAGCTAAAGATATCATAGAATGTGAAAATATAGATAAATTTATGATATTTAGGACTAATCAGGGTACCGACCAGCATTTAAGATTAATGAATATCGCAGATGCTAAGGAAAATACAGGGGCGATTTTATCCGGTTGTGTTACCCAGGAATTTAAGGAAATAAGTGGTGGGCACGTTTTAATTGAATTATCGGATAATACTGGTAGTATAAACTGTATGGCTTACGAACCAACCAAAAAATTTAGGCATATAATAAGGGAATTGGCAATCGGCGATTTAATAACTGTTTATGGTACTATAAGAGAAGAGCCTTATCAGTTAAATATTGAAAAAATAAACGTTGTAAAGCTTAATAATATCTATGAAAAGGTTAAAAAGTGTGAATGTGGCGGTACATTAAAATCTAAAGGTATATCCAGTGGTTATAAGTGTAACAAATGCGGAAAACGGTTAAAATATGATGAGATTCCCAAGATACAAGTAGTTAGGAATTTAAGGGAGGGATTTTATGAAGTACCTCCATCTGCAAGACGTCATTTGAGTATGCCATTAAGTTTAATTAACTATTTACCTAATAAATTAAGATAA
- the glmU gene encoding bifunctional sugar-1-phosphate nucleotidylyltransferase/acetyltransferase: MSKKENQENQEKISKNNLDVLILCAGKGTRLRPLTDNTPKPMIPIAGKPIVAHLVDKVKDFVDNIYILVGYQKEAIVEFFNSNEEYKNHSIHFIEQKEQLGTGHAVLMLKEYLDNKGTYEDLNDFLVINGDIVFEDDLNSFLNDNIDDSKNYIGALEVSNPENFGVIVTDSNNNILKIVEKPPKEELPSLNSNLVNAGIYRFKKDIFDILKDLKPSSRNEIELPDAIDELIKKQQIKAITIKGYWDDIGRPWDVLKASKELLNNIKSDIKGEIQQNVVIVGNVVIEEGAVIRPNTVIEGPSIIKKGADIGPLAHIRPYTVLMENTHAGNSSEIKNTLIMEGSKIPHLSYVGDSVIGKNCNFGCNTITANLRFDDKPPKVNIKGVPTISTRKMGTIMGDNVKTGIQVSFMPGVKVGSNSWIGANSIIDKDVENDTIVFKKQEIEIIKKKK, translated from the coding sequence ATGTCAAAAAAAGAAAATCAAGAAAATCAAGAAAAAATATCCAAAAATAATTTAGATGTTTTAATATTATGCGCTGGAAAAGGAACACGTCTAAGACCCTTAACAGATAATACGCCTAAACCTATGATACCAATAGCTGGAAAACCGATAGTTGCACATTTGGTCGATAAAGTAAAGGATTTTGTAGATAATATTTACATATTAGTCGGTTATCAAAAAGAAGCAATAGTTGAATTTTTTAACTCAAATGAAGAATATAAAAACCATAGTATTCATTTTATAGAGCAGAAAGAACAATTAGGGACTGGTCACGCAGTTTTAATGTTAAAGGAATATTTAGATAATAAAGGTACTTATGAAGATTTAAATGATTTTCTTGTTATAAATGGAGACATAGTATTTGAAGACGACCTTAATAGTTTTTTAAATGATAATATTGACGATTCTAAAAATTATATTGGAGCTTTGGAGGTTTCCAATCCTGAAAACTTTGGAGTTATAGTGACAGATTCTAATAACAACATTTTAAAAATAGTTGAAAAACCGCCTAAGGAAGAATTACCTTCTTTAAATTCAAATTTGGTTAATGCAGGTATTTATAGATTTAAAAAAGACATATTTGATATTTTAAAAGATTTAAAGCCTTCTAGTAGAAATGAAATTGAATTACCTGACGCAATAGATGAATTAATCAAAAAACAGCAAATTAAGGCGATAACCATAAAAGGCTACTGGGACGATATTGGTAGGCCTTGGGATGTATTAAAAGCTAGTAAAGAGCTTTTAAACAATATAAAATCAGATATTAAAGGAGAAATTCAGCAAAACGTTGTAATTGTTGGAAATGTTGTAATCGAAGAAGGAGCAGTAATTAGGCCAAATACGGTAATTGAAGGGCCTAGTATCATAAAAAAAGGTGCTGATATTGGACCTTTAGCTCATATTAGACCTTACACAGTACTTATGGAAAATACTCACGCAGGAAACTCTTCTGAAATTAAAAACACACTAATTATGGAGGGTAGCAAAATCCCTCACCTATCTTATGTTGGAGATAGTGTTATCGGCAAAAACTGTAATTTTGGATGTAATACCATTACCGCAAATTTGAGATTTGATGACAAACCTCCTAAAGTCAATATAAAGGGAGTTCCGACAATAAGTACGCGCAAAATGGGGACTATAATGGGTGACAATGTAAAAACGGGTATTCAGGTTTCATTTATGCCGGGAGTAAAAGTAGGTAGTAATTCTTGGATAGGGGCAAATTCAATAATCGATAAAGATGTGGAAAATGACACAATCGTATTTAAAAAACAAGAGATTGAAATCATAAAAAAGAAAAAATAA
- a CDS encoding acyltransferase, with translation MIHETAIVEEGAKIGNNTNIWHFCHVRKDSEIGNNCNVGKGCYIDVNVKIGSNVKIQNGISVYQGVEIEDNVFLGPHMVFTNDLYPRAFNTDWKIEKTLVKEGASIGANATIICNNKIGNYAMVGSGSVVTKDVPDYGLVVGNPAKLIGFVCKCGLKLDLTNIMEETTDYVVVNCDSCGETILLNKSDFELINSPTK, from the coding sequence ATGATTCATGAAACAGCAATAGTGGAAGAAGGCGCAAAAATAGGCAATAATACAAATATATGGCATTTTTGCCACGTACGAAAAGATAGTGAAATAGGAAATAACTGCAATGTTGGAAAAGGATGCTATATCGACGTAAATGTAAAAATAGGAAGTAACGTAAAGATTCAAAATGGCATAAGTGTTTATCAGGGCGTAGAAATAGAGGATAACGTTTTTTTAGGTCCGCACATGGTTTTTACAAATGATTTATACCCAAGAGCTTTTAATACTGATTGGAAAATTGAAAAAACACTTGTAAAAGAAGGGGCAAGTATTGGAGCAAATGCAACGATAATTTGTAATAATAAAATCGGTAATTACGCAATGGTGGGCTCAGGAAGTGTGGTTACAAAAGATGTGCCCGATTATGGTTTAGTTGTGGGTAACCCTGCGAAATTAATAGGTTTTGTATGCAAGTGTGGATTAAAACTAGATTTAACGAATATAATGGAAGAAACAACAGATTATGTTGTTGTAAACTGTGATTCTTGCGGAGAAACAATATTACTTAATAAATCAGATTTTGAACTGATTAATTCTCCTACTAAATAA
- a CDS encoding pantoate--beta-alanine ligase: MENIKSITEMKEIVNKLQKEGKKIGLCHGTFDLLHPGHIKHFESASKLCDNLVVSLTSDLFVKLRKGDNRPIFNQDLRAYAIAALKFVDYVVISPYKTGTDVIKTLKPDYYIKGPDYIGKQTPGILSEKEAIESTGGQLKFTDDVKLSTSGLINHLQNLNRKKVLLLLDRDGTIIKEKNFLGKNKDWKNEVLLKRNVIDAIIQLQQKYEVKNIVISNQAGVAWNYFDCSTVEAVNEYIASLLKNEGIIIEDWQYSPVVDTEYAKLKGIENFDSNFIVKKEDSCRKPNIMMVSKSFKKCNLSIEDFDYCFVIGDRKDDELLCENLKMEFHEKIEFIDAKKEYDEIMEIFKKSIK; this comes from the coding sequence TTGGAAAACATCAAATCAATTACGGAAATGAAAGAAATCGTAAATAAATTACAGAAAGAAGGTAAAAAAATTGGTCTTTGTCATGGTACCTTTGACTTACTTCACCCTGGGCATATCAAACATTTTGAAAGTGCATCCAAACTTTGCGATAATCTTGTCGTATCCCTAACTTCCGACCTTTTTGTTAAACTTAGGAAGGGAGACAATAGACCAATATTTAACCAAGATTTACGGGCATATGCTATTGCTGCATTGAAATTTGTAGATTATGTTGTGATTAGCCCTTATAAAACAGGCACTGATGTAATTAAAACGTTAAAACCTGATTATTATATTAAAGGTCCTGATTATATTGGTAAGCAAACTCCGGGTATTTTATCCGAAAAGGAAGCTATTGAATCTACAGGGGGGCAACTTAAATTCACAGACGATGTAAAATTATCCACAAGCGGATTGATAAACCACTTACAAAATTTAAACCGTAAAAAAGTTTTATTACTACTCGATAGGGATGGCACAATCATAAAAGAAAAAAACTTTTTGGGGAAAAACAAAGATTGGAAAAATGAAGTATTATTAAAAAGGAATGTAATTGACGCCATAATCCAATTACAACAAAAATACGAAGTTAAAAATATAGTAATATCCAATCAAGCCGGCGTTGCCTGGAACTATTTTGATTGTAGTACTGTAGAAGCTGTTAACGAATATATAGCCTCATTACTTAAAAATGAAGGTATAATTATTGAAGATTGGCAGTATAGCCCAGTTGTAGATACTGAATACGCAAAATTAAAGGGCATTGAAAACTTTGATAGCAATTTCATTGTAAAAAAAGAAGATTCTTGTAGAAAGCCGAATATCATGATGGTTAGTAAAAGTTTTAAAAAATGTAATCTAAGTATCGAAGATTTCGACTATTGTTTTGTAATTGGGGATAGAAAAGACGATGAATTACTGTGTGAAAATTTAAAAATGGAGTTTCATGAAAAAATTGAATTTATAGATGCTAAAAAAGAATATGATGAAATAATGGAAATTTTTAAAAAATCTATTAAATAA
- a CDS encoding class I SAM-dependent methyltransferase yields the protein MEFLSGFIKTKDNLYVKPWGNGMAYANYPVLSFIKKSLKYISSTDNNMIDIGAGDAPYKILFKEYVKEYTTFDYPDSNKNFEKRDEINLEGSLSDENLKLPKKYDIALCTEVLEHVPNLELAFGNLNKILEKGGLLLLTTPFLYPSHMQPYNYFHCTKYGLFELANRYNFEIIYYESRGTIFSTLFLICYSFLYQIFGIISLPLKLISPKLYKLVIKFYELVFNIVTLPIQLILYIIDKFELIFRNNLPLKLKNKYDDVIYGKYSNGTMLVLRKKNDI from the coding sequence ATGGAATTTTTATCCGGATTTATTAAAACTAAGGATAATTTATATGTAAAACCTTGGGGAAATGGAATGGCATACGCCAATTACCCCGTTTTATCTTTTATAAAAAAATCTTTAAAATACATATCTAGTACTGATAATAATATGATAGATATCGGTGCAGGAGATGCACCTTATAAAATATTATTTAAAGAATATGTCAAAGAATATACTACTTTCGATTACCCTGATTCCAACAAAAATTTTGAAAAAAGGGATGAAATTAATTTGGAAGGTTCTCTGTCTGATGAAAATTTAAAATTGCCTAAAAAATATGACATTGCACTATGTACTGAAGTTTTAGAGCACGTGCCAAATTTGGAATTGGCATTTGGTAACTTAAATAAAATCTTGGAAAAAGGCGGTTTGTTACTTTTAACGACGCCTTTTTTATACCCTTCACACATGCAACCCTATAATTACTTCCATTGTACAAAATATGGATTATTTGAGCTTGCAAATCGTTATAATTTTGAAATAATATATTATGAATCTAGAGGTACGATATTTTCAACCCTTTTTTTGATATGTTATTCCTTTTTATATCAAATCTTCGGAATTATTAGTTTGCCTTTAAAGTTAATAAGCCCTAAACTCTATAAATTGGTAATTAAATTTTATGAATTAGTTTTTAATATAGTTACGTTACCAATTCAATTAATTTTATATATAATTGACAAATTTGAATTGATATTTAGAAATAATCTACCTCTAAAACTTAAAAATAAGTATGACGATGTAATATATGGTAAATATTCAAATGGAACAATGCTCGTATTAAGAAAAAAGAATGATATTTAA
- a CDS encoding SIS domain-containing protein: MEWIEYKNLIIELLNNLEISPDILNTLKDSIKNNQRIYIAGNGGSGATAAHYMCDLSKGAVKDWESNNKENRYKVHSLTTEMPYLLAIANDADYNQVFKQQLINLAEPKDILIAISGSGNSKNIIEAVDYANEIGMVTIGISGYDGGKLKEKSKYNLHVNSFDMEACEDVHSIIGHFIAKWLKSH, from the coding sequence ATGGAATGGATAGAATATAAAAATTTAATAATAGAATTATTAAATAATCTTGAAATAAGTCCTGATATTCTAAATACGTTAAAAGATTCTATAAAAAATAACCAAAGGATATATATCGCAGGTAATGGGGGTAGTGGAGCTACTGCAGCACATTACATGTGTGATTTATCAAAAGGAGCAGTTAAAGACTGGGAATCTAACAATAAAGAGAATAGATATAAGGTTCATTCACTTACTACTGAAATGCCTTATTTATTGGCAATTGCAAATGATGCGGATTACAATCAAGTATTTAAACAGCAATTGATAAACCTGGCAGAACCAAAGGATATATTAATTGCTATATCAGGGTCTGGTAATAGTAAAAATATCATAGAAGCGGTTGATTACGCAAATGAGATTGGTATGGTTACTATAGGTATTAGTGGATATGACGGTGGCAAGTTAAAAGAAAAATCAAAATATAATCTACACGTCAATTCTTTTGATATGGAAGCTTGTGAAGATGTGCATAGCATAATTGGTCACTTCATAGCAAAATGGTTAAAGAGCCATTAA